Proteins from a single region of Amycolatopsis sp. CA-230715:
- the hemE gene encoding uroporphyrinogen decarboxylase: MPTTPASPAPGPAVAQAAAPGSSPARRVLPDAPFLVAARGGTPARLPVWFMRQAGRSLPEYRALREGVAMLDSCFDPEMLAEITLQPVRRHGVDAAILFSDIVVPLRAAGVDIDIVPGTGPVVASPVRSAADVAALPELDPAQVGAVADGVRLLVERLGTTPLIGFAGAPFTLASYLIEGGPSRNHEHTKALMHSEPRVWHALAGKLADIALTFLMAQLDAGADAIQLFDSWAGALSPRDYREFVLPHSTRVFEGVAAYGVPRIHFGVGTGELLTAMRDAGPDVVGVDWRVPLDEAVRRLSPSEKPVVVQGNLDPALLLGSWPVVEAEVRRIAEEGKAAAGHVFNLGHGVLPGTDPDVLTRVVELIHQL; encoded by the coding sequence ATGCCTACCACGCCTGCTTCACCCGCGCCCGGCCCGGCCGTCGCGCAGGCCGCCGCACCCGGCTCGAGCCCCGCTCGCCGCGTGCTGCCCGACGCCCCCTTCCTGGTCGCCGCGCGCGGTGGCACACCGGCGAGGCTGCCGGTGTGGTTCATGCGCCAGGCGGGCCGGTCCCTGCCCGAGTACCGTGCGCTGCGCGAAGGCGTGGCGATGCTCGACTCGTGCTTCGACCCCGAGATGCTCGCCGAGATCACCCTGCAGCCGGTCCGCAGGCACGGGGTCGACGCCGCGATCCTGTTCAGCGACATCGTGGTCCCGCTTCGCGCGGCCGGTGTCGACATCGACATCGTGCCGGGCACCGGCCCCGTCGTGGCCTCGCCCGTCCGCTCGGCCGCCGATGTCGCGGCGCTGCCGGAACTCGACCCTGCCCAGGTCGGCGCGGTCGCCGACGGCGTGCGCCTGCTCGTCGAGCGGCTCGGCACGACGCCGCTGATCGGGTTCGCGGGCGCGCCCTTCACGCTCGCCTCCTACCTGATCGAAGGCGGGCCCAGCCGCAACCACGAGCACACCAAGGCGCTCATGCACTCCGAGCCGCGGGTGTGGCACGCGCTCGCGGGCAAGCTCGCCGACATCGCGCTGACCTTCCTGATGGCCCAGCTCGACGCCGGTGCCGACGCGATCCAGCTCTTCGACTCGTGGGCTGGCGCGCTTTCACCGCGGGACTACCGCGAATTCGTGCTGCCGCATTCCACGCGCGTCTTCGAGGGGGTCGCGGCCTACGGCGTGCCGCGGATCCACTTCGGCGTGGGGACGGGCGAACTGCTCACCGCGATGCGCGACGCGGGGCCGGACGTCGTCGGCGTCGACTGGCGCGTGCCGCTCGACGAGGCCGTCCGCAGGCTTTCCCCGTCGGAGAAACCCGTGGTGGTGCAGGGCAATCTCGATCCGGCGCTGCTGCTGGGGTCGTGGCCGGTCGTCGAGGCCGAGGTGCGGCGCATCGCCGAAGAGGGCAAAGCCGCCGCGGGGCACGTGTTCAACCTCGGTCACGGCGTGCTCCCCGGTACCGACCCGGACGTGCTGACCAGGGTCGTCGAGCTGATCCACCAGTTATGA
- a CDS encoding DUF3000 domain-containing protein — MTAMTHAPELFREAVAALQTVRPRPELTLESVRAPQRLAPWSYALSGETTGPADVLASGRLVLLHDPEGQENWNGVLRMVVYARAELDRELASDPFLPAVGWSWLTDALEGAGAHLTALGGTVTETSSARFGDISGPARTDDLELRASWTPTDAELHSHGEAFCQMMASMAGLPPVGVTLFEHRQSS, encoded by the coding sequence GTGACCGCGATGACGCATGCGCCCGAGCTCTTCCGTGAAGCGGTCGCGGCGCTGCAAACCGTCCGGCCCCGGCCGGAGCTGACCCTCGAAAGCGTCCGCGCGCCGCAGCGCCTCGCTCCCTGGTCCTACGCGCTGAGCGGCGAGACCACCGGCCCCGCCGACGTGCTGGCCTCCGGCAGGCTGGTGCTCCTGCACGACCCCGAAGGCCAGGAGAACTGGAACGGCGTGCTCCGCATGGTCGTCTACGCCCGTGCCGAACTGGACCGCGAACTCGCCAGCGACCCCTTCCTCCCCGCGGTGGGCTGGTCGTGGCTGACCGACGCGCTGGAGGGCGCCGGTGCGCACCTGACCGCGCTGGGCGGCACGGTCACCGAAACCTCGTCCGCCCGCTTCGGCGACATCTCGGGACCGGCGCGGACCGACGACCTCGAACTCCGGGCCTCCTGGACGCCCACCGACGCCGAACTGCACTCCCACGGCGAGGCCTTCTGCCAGATGATGGCCAGCATGGCGGGGTTGCCGCCGGTCGGCGTGACCCTCTTCGAGCACCGGCAGAGCTCCTGA
- a CDS encoding type 1 glutamine amidotransferase family protein, producing the protein MATSYAYLYVTDTLADWEIGYLTAELDSGRYFAESGARMPVRTAGLSLDPVTTKGGLRLVPDTTVDRITAEDAGVLILPGGDTWLEPVHDPVLAKAVELLEARVPVAAVCGATMALANAGLLNERPHTSNNLGALQALCPGYEGEDHFRGEPAVTDGDLITASGVAPLHFAKAVLARLGVFSETALDAWFRLNAEQEESAYFELMGSLPQPATAH; encoded by the coding sequence ATGGCCACGTCCTACGCCTACCTGTACGTCACCGACACGCTCGCCGACTGGGAGATCGGGTACCTGACCGCCGAGCTCGACAGCGGCCGGTACTTCGCCGAGTCCGGCGCCAGGATGCCGGTCAGAACCGCGGGGCTGAGCCTCGACCCGGTCACCACCAAGGGCGGGCTCCGCCTCGTCCCGGACACCACCGTCGACCGGATCACCGCCGAGGACGCCGGTGTGCTGATCCTGCCCGGCGGGGACACCTGGCTCGAACCCGTGCACGACCCGGTGCTGGCCAAGGCCGTCGAACTGCTCGAGGCGCGCGTTCCGGTGGCCGCGGTCTGCGGGGCGACGATGGCGCTGGCGAACGCCGGGCTGCTCAACGAGCGCCCGCACACCAGTAACAACCTGGGGGCCCTGCAGGCACTGTGCCCTGGCTACGAGGGTGAAGATCACTTTCGTGGCGAGCCCGCGGTCACCGACGGTGACTTGATCACGGCCAGCGGCGTGGCACCGCTGCACTTCGCGAAGGCGGTGCTCGCGCGCCTCGGGGTGTTCTCCGAGACGGCGCTCGACGCCTGGTTCCGGTTGAACGCCGAGCAAGAAGAATCGGCCTATTTCGAGCTGATGGGTTCGCTTCCGCAACCGGCCACGGCACACTAG
- a CDS encoding response regulator, with protein sequence MAAVGLSQAVRSTPAGALPASMVPHPREELFSVLVVDDHPLLREAIAARLAQMGAGTVHEAATVAEARARATATGPCDLAILDLGLPDGSGIELVTELRSHGWPRVVVLASSDDPYAVRSAFQAGAQAYLLKSASPVVVTDGVRRVLEGGVYADPSVAPVLATGTRVAGTDNTPRELSAREVEVLQLVADGQSNKEIGEELSLSALTVKSHLSRIGRKLGTGDRAQMVALAMRAGVIR encoded by the coding sequence GTGGCTGCCGTCGGCTTATCTCAGGCCGTCAGATCCACGCCAGCCGGTGCTTTGCCGGCCAGCATGGTTCCGCATCCGCGGGAAGAACTTTTTTCCGTGCTGGTGGTCGATGACCACCCGCTTTTGAGGGAGGCGATTGCCGCTCGACTCGCACAGATGGGTGCGGGCACCGTTCACGAGGCCGCCACGGTGGCGGAGGCTCGAGCGAGGGCCACGGCCACCGGGCCGTGCGACCTCGCGATTCTCGACCTCGGTCTGCCCGATGGCAGTGGCATAGAGCTGGTTACGGAACTCCGTAGCCACGGCTGGCCCCGTGTCGTGGTGCTCGCTTCGTCCGACGACCCGTACGCGGTGCGGTCGGCGTTCCAGGCCGGTGCTCAGGCATACCTGCTCAAGTCCGCTTCGCCGGTGGTCGTCACCGACGGGGTGCGCAGGGTGCTCGAGGGCGGCGTGTACGCCGATCCCAGCGTGGCACCGGTACTGGCCACCGGCACCCGGGTAGCGGGCACCGACAACACCCCGCGCGAGCTCTCCGCGCGCGAGGTCGAGGTGCTGCAGCTCGTCGCCGACGGCCAGTCCAACAAGGAGATCGGCGAGGAACTCAGCCTCTCCGCACTTACCGTCAAGTCGCACCTGTCCCGGATCGGGCGCAAGCTCGGCACCGGCGACCGGGCGCAGATGGTGGCGTTGGCGATGCGCGCAGGCGTGATCCGCTGA
- a CDS encoding HRDC domain-containing protein codes for MSTAEEHGQGEPPAPILLREPADGTPPVVSDPVELARAVELIAAGTGAIAVDTERASGYRYWPKAYLVQLKREGAGTFLVDPIPLEGELTPLADAINGAEWVLHAASQDLPCLTELELRPASLFDTELAGRLAGHERVALGTLVEKLLGYRLEKGHSAADWSKRPLPVDWLNYAALDVELLVELREKLEAELDEQGKLGWAREEFEAVRTAPPPSPRAEPWRRTSGIHKVRTARGLAGVRALWEARDELARKRDRAPSRVLPDAAIVNAVLAEPKTVADLQALPVFGGRVQRRYTASWLRYLQEARALPKDALPSAAQQSDGPPPPNRWADKDPDAAARLAAARTALNGIAAELKLPVENLLLPDLVRRTCWKPPAERDEDGVDEALLAGGARRWQRELTVPALSKALQATAS; via the coding sequence GTGTCGACAGCGGAAGAGCACGGACAAGGCGAACCACCCGCACCGATCCTGCTGCGGGAGCCGGCAGACGGCACACCGCCCGTGGTCTCCGATCCCGTGGAGCTGGCGCGTGCCGTCGAGCTGATCGCCGCCGGGACGGGCGCCATCGCCGTCGACACCGAACGGGCCTCCGGGTACCGGTACTGGCCGAAGGCCTACCTCGTGCAGCTCAAACGCGAGGGCGCGGGCACCTTCCTGGTCGACCCGATCCCCCTCGAAGGCGAGCTCACCCCGCTCGCGGACGCCATCAACGGCGCCGAATGGGTGCTGCACGCCGCATCCCAGGACCTGCCCTGCCTCACCGAGCTGGAGCTGCGCCCGGCGAGCCTGTTCGACACCGAGCTCGCGGGACGCCTCGCCGGCCACGAGCGGGTCGCGCTGGGCACGCTCGTCGAAAAGCTGCTCGGCTACCGCCTCGAAAAGGGGCACAGCGCCGCGGACTGGTCCAAACGGCCGTTGCCGGTGGACTGGCTGAACTACGCCGCGCTCGACGTCGAACTGCTGGTCGAGCTGCGGGAGAAGCTCGAAGCCGAACTCGACGAGCAGGGCAAGCTGGGCTGGGCCCGCGAAGAGTTCGAAGCCGTCCGCACCGCGCCGCCGCCTTCGCCTCGCGCGGAGCCGTGGCGCCGGACCTCCGGAATCCACAAGGTGCGCACCGCGCGCGGCCTCGCCGGGGTGCGAGCGCTGTGGGAAGCGCGCGACGAACTCGCCCGCAAGCGCGACCGCGCGCCGAGCAGGGTGCTGCCCGACGCGGCGATCGTCAACGCCGTGCTCGCCGAGCCGAAAACGGTCGCGGACCTGCAGGCGCTGCCGGTGTTCGGCGGCAGGGTGCAGCGCCGGTACACCGCGAGCTGGCTGCGGTACCTCCAGGAGGCGCGCGCACTGCCGAAGGACGCCTTGCCGAGCGCGGCGCAGCAAAGCGACGGCCCGCCGCCGCCGAACCGGTGGGCGGACAAGGACCCGGACGCCGCGGCACGCCTCGCCGCCGCCCGCACGGCGCTGAACGGGATCGCCGCCGAGCTGAAACTGCCGGTGGAAAACCTGCTGCTGCCCGATCTGGTGCGGCGGACCTGCTGGAAGCCGCCGGCCGAGCGCGACGAGGACGGGGTCGACGAAGCGTTGCTCGCCGGCGGGGCCCGCCGGTGGCAGCGCGAGCTGACGGTGCCGGCGCTGAGCAAGGCCCTGCAGGCCACGGCGTCCTGA
- a CDS encoding thiolase family protein, translating into MRNVAFVEGVRTPFGKAGEKGIYAQTRADDLVVKVIRELLRRHPELPPERVDEVAVAATTQIGDQGLTIGRTAALLAGLPKSVPGFAIDRMCAGAMTAVTTIASGIGFGAYDIAIAGGVEHMGRHPMGEGVDPNPRIVADKLVDPTALVMGQTAENVHDRFPEITKQRTDAYSARSQERYADAVKAGKIGPELVPVATRHAELGWGLATEDEPPRPGTTVEQLAGLKTPFRPHGRVTAGNAAGLNDGATGAILADEDTARELGLPVAMRLVGYSFAGVEPEVMGIGPVPATEKVLARTGLSISDIGLFEVNEAFAVQVLAFLDHFGIAEDDERVNPWGGAIACGHPLASSGVRLMTQLSRQFAEHPEVRYGITTMCIGIGMGGTVIWENPAWEGGK; encoded by the coding sequence GTGCGCAATGTGGCCTTCGTCGAGGGGGTGCGCACCCCGTTCGGCAAGGCAGGCGAGAAGGGCATCTACGCCCAGACCCGCGCGGACGACCTGGTCGTCAAGGTAATCAGGGAGCTGCTGCGCCGGCACCCCGAGCTGCCGCCGGAGCGCGTCGACGAGGTGGCCGTCGCCGCCACGACGCAGATCGGCGACCAGGGCCTGACCATCGGCCGCACCGCGGCGCTGCTCGCGGGGCTGCCGAAGTCGGTGCCGGGCTTCGCCATCGACCGGATGTGCGCCGGGGCGATGACCGCGGTGACGACCATCGCGAGCGGGATCGGCTTCGGCGCCTACGACATCGCGATCGCGGGCGGCGTCGAGCACATGGGCCGCCACCCGATGGGCGAGGGCGTGGACCCCAACCCCCGCATCGTCGCCGACAAGCTGGTCGACCCGACCGCGCTGGTGATGGGCCAGACCGCGGAGAACGTGCACGACCGGTTCCCCGAGATCACCAAGCAGCGCACCGACGCCTACTCCGCGCGCAGCCAGGAGCGCTACGCCGACGCGGTCAAGGCGGGCAAGATCGGGCCGGAGCTGGTTCCGGTGGCCACGCGCCACGCGGAGCTGGGCTGGGGCCTCGCGACCGAGGACGAGCCGCCGCGCCCTGGCACCACCGTCGAGCAGCTCGCCGGGCTCAAGACGCCGTTCCGCCCGCACGGCCGGGTCACCGCGGGCAACGCGGCGGGCCTCAACGACGGCGCGACCGGCGCGATCCTCGCCGACGAGGACACTGCGCGCGAGCTGGGCCTCCCGGTCGCGATGCGGCTGGTCGGCTACTCGTTCGCCGGGGTCGAGCCCGAGGTGATGGGCATCGGCCCGGTTCCCGCGACGGAGAAGGTGCTCGCCCGCACCGGTCTGTCCATTTCGGACATCGGGCTGTTCGAGGTCAACGAGGCGTTCGCCGTGCAGGTGCTCGCCTTCCTCGACCACTTCGGGATCGCAGAGGACGACGAGCGCGTGAACCCGTGGGGCGGCGCGATCGCGTGCGGGCACCCGCTGGCGTCCTCGGGCGTGCGGCTGATGACCCAGCTTTCGCGGCAGTTCGCCGAGCACCCCGAGGTGCGCTACGGCATCACGACCATGTGCATCGGGATCGGCATGGGCGGCACGGTCATCTGGGAGAACCCGGCTTGGGAGGGTGGAAAGTGA
- a CDS encoding 3-hydroxyacyl-CoA dehydrogenase NAD-binding domain-containing protein, with the protein MITEEQARTAFPDEVVTKAATRLVSVPGLDGQVALITIDNGHDHTRPSTFGPQSLVSLNAAFDEAVAAKPAAIAVTGKPFIFAVGADLSGVEQVSDPELATQIAQSGHDVFRRFTDSEIPTFAFVNGAVMGGGLELALSCHYRTLSENTAAVSFPEVFLGLFPGWGGTQLLPNLIGPDAAVTVIIENALNQNKMLSVAKAAELGIVDEVLGSADYLEQSLLWLAKVLRGEITPRRKEIDRGAGWDAAIARAKSIVDGKTKGASPGATKAVELLELARENDLDRGYAAETEALAGLLMTDTLRAGLYSFNLVNKRAKRPAGAPDKSLARKVGKIGIVGAGLMASQMALLFVRRLKVPVVLTDVDQARVDKGVSYVHGEIDKLLAKGRTSPDGANRLKTLVSGSLDKAAFADADFVIEAVFEELGVKQQVFAELEQHVRPDAILATNTSSLSISAMASKLEHPERVVGFHFFNPVAVMPLLEIVRADKTDDETLATAFSLGKQLKKSSVLVKDETAFVVNRLLLRFVGEVLVAIDEGTPFEVADASLDPLGLPMSPMTLMQLVGPAIALHVGETLHGSFPDRFSVSENLRRFVEAKKTAVWQWDDKGNQSIDPEVAALWQQGDRPSTADEVRERALAAISEEIRIMLDEGVVAEAQDIDLCLLLGAGWPFWLGGITPYLDRSGVSEKVNGKPFLAPGVASVPTR; encoded by the coding sequence GTGATCACCGAGGAACAGGCCAGGACGGCCTTCCCCGACGAGGTCGTGACGAAGGCGGCCACCAGGCTGGTTTCGGTACCCGGCCTCGACGGCCAGGTCGCGCTCATCACCATCGACAACGGCCACGACCACACCCGGCCGTCGACGTTCGGGCCGCAGAGCCTGGTGAGCCTGAACGCCGCCTTCGACGAGGCGGTCGCGGCCAAGCCCGCGGCCATCGCGGTCACCGGCAAGCCGTTCATCTTCGCCGTCGGCGCGGACCTGTCCGGGGTCGAGCAGGTGTCCGACCCGGAGCTGGCCACCCAGATCGCGCAGAGCGGGCACGACGTGTTCCGCCGCTTCACCGACTCCGAGATCCCGACCTTCGCCTTCGTCAACGGCGCGGTGATGGGCGGCGGGCTCGAACTGGCGCTGTCGTGCCATTACCGGACGCTGTCGGAGAACACCGCCGCGGTGTCGTTCCCCGAAGTGTTCCTCGGTCTCTTCCCCGGCTGGGGCGGCACGCAGCTGCTGCCGAACCTGATCGGGCCGGACGCCGCGGTGACCGTGATCATCGAAAACGCGCTCAACCAGAACAAGATGCTCAGCGTGGCGAAGGCGGCCGAGCTCGGCATCGTCGACGAGGTGCTCGGCTCGGCCGACTACCTGGAGCAGTCGCTGCTGTGGCTGGCGAAGGTGCTGCGCGGCGAAATCACCCCGCGGCGCAAGGAAATCGACCGCGGGGCTGGCTGGGACGCCGCGATCGCCCGCGCGAAGTCCATTGTGGACGGGAAGACCAAGGGCGCGTCGCCCGGTGCCACCAAGGCGGTCGAACTGCTGGAGCTGGCCAGGGAGAACGATCTCGACCGCGGGTACGCGGCGGAGACCGAGGCGCTCGCCGGGCTGCTGATGACCGACACCCTGCGCGCCGGGCTCTACTCGTTCAACCTCGTGAACAAGCGCGCGAAGCGTCCCGCCGGCGCACCGGACAAGTCGCTGGCCCGCAAGGTGGGCAAGATCGGCATCGTCGGCGCCGGCCTGATGGCCAGCCAGATGGCGCTGCTGTTCGTGCGCAGGCTCAAGGTTCCGGTGGTGCTCACCGATGTCGACCAGGCCCGCGTCGACAAGGGTGTGTCCTATGTGCACGGTGAGATCGACAAGCTGCTCGCGAAGGGGCGCACTTCCCCCGACGGCGCGAACCGGTTGAAGACACTGGTTTCCGGCTCGCTGGACAAGGCCGCGTTCGCCGACGCGGACTTCGTGATCGAGGCCGTGTTCGAGGAGCTCGGCGTCAAGCAGCAGGTGTTCGCCGAGCTGGAGCAGCACGTCCGGCCCGACGCGATCCTCGCCACGAACACCTCGTCGCTGTCGATCAGCGCGATGGCGTCGAAGCTCGAACACCCCGAGCGCGTCGTCGGTTTCCACTTCTTCAACCCGGTCGCGGTGATGCCGCTGCTGGAGATCGTCCGCGCGGACAAGACCGACGACGAAACGCTCGCCACCGCGTTCTCGCTCGGCAAGCAGCTGAAGAAGTCGAGCGTGCTCGTGAAGGACGAGACCGCGTTCGTGGTGAACCGGCTGCTGCTGCGCTTCGTCGGCGAGGTGCTGGTCGCGATCGACGAGGGCACCCCGTTCGAGGTCGCCGACGCCTCGCTCGACCCGCTCGGGCTGCCGATGTCGCCGATGACGCTGATGCAGCTCGTCGGGCCCGCGATCGCGCTGCACGTCGGCGAGACGCTGCACGGTTCGTTCCCCGACCGGTTCTCGGTCAGCGAGAACCTCCGCCGGTTCGTCGAGGCGAAGAAGACCGCGGTCTGGCAGTGGGACGACAAGGGGAACCAGAGCATCGACCCCGAGGTCGCCGCACTGTGGCAGCAAGGGGACCGGCCGTCCACCGCGGACGAGGTCCGCGAGCGCGCGCTGGCCGCGATCTCCGAGGAGATCCGGATCATGCTCGACGAGGGCGTGGTCGCCGAGGCGCAGGACATCGACCTGTGCCTGCTGCTCGGCGCCGGCTGGCCGTTCTGGCTCGGCGGCATCACGCCGTACCTCGACCGTTCGGGAGTGTCCGAAAAGGTCAACGGCAAGCCGTTCCTCGCGCCGGGAGTCGCTTCGGTTCCCACGCGCTGA